The DNA sequence TAGCTTTCTGCTATTTTCGCTGGAGTCTGCTTATTCCTCTCAATCAACAAGGTCTCCATAAAATCAGATATCACTAAGTAAATACTACATTAAAAAGAGCACGGAAATTTTCTCCATGCCCTCTTTTTCCATGTTATTTAATAATCTTTTTATCCCTTCCCTGCCTGGAATCCGGGATACTGCGTCATACCTCCGTCAGCGAAGAGTGTGAGCCCGGTGACATAGCTTGCTTCTTTTGATGCCAGCCAGACGGCGCAGGCTGCGATTTCTTCGGGCTTTCCGATATAGCCCATCGGAATGAGCTCCAGGACGCCTTTTTCCAGTTCCGGATCCGAGAATTTTTCTGCGTTGATCGGTGTGTCGATGGCGCCGGGTGCAATGCAATTGACACGTATTCCTTTAGGGGCAAATTCTAGTGCGAGTGTTTCGGTCATCAGCTTCACGCCTCCCTTACTGGCAGCATAATGGACGAAGTGAGGCCAGGGGATACGCTGGTGGACGGATGACATATTGATGATAGAGCCTTTTATGTCGTTCTCCAGCATA is a window from the Bacillus infantis NRRL B-14911 genome containing:
- a CDS encoding SDR family oxidoreductase; amino-acid sequence: MYKDLEGKTVVITGGNSGLGRAMAERFGAEKSNVVINYHSNDDNIDEIIEKIENAGGKASSIQGDVGSEEDVKRIIEHAVHTFGSLDVMVNNAGIENEVPSEQLSLDDWNKVINTNLTGQFLGSREAINYMLENDIKGSIINMSSVHQRIPWPHFVHYAASKGGVKLMTETLALEFAPKGIRVNCIAPGAIDTPINAEKFSDPELEKGVLELIPMGYIGKPEEIAACAVWLASKEASYVTGLTLFADGGMTQYPGFQAGKG